In a genomic window of Saccharomyces kudriavzevii IFO 1802 strain IFO1802 genome assembly, chromosome: 2:
- the SKDI02G4070 gene encoding sugar porter family MFS transporter, producing MSSSQLAVESDANIRNASDADVHVAPPVEKEWSDELDDNEVLNIGQLEAPKRGFLGYLTIYLLCIPISFGGFLPGWDSGITAGFINMDNFKMNFGSYKHSTGEYYLSNVRMGLLVAMFSIGCAIGGLIFAQLADRIGRRLAIVIVVLVYMIGAIIQISSSHKWYQYFVGKIIYGLGAGGCSVLCPMLLSEIAPKDLRGGLISLYQLNMTFGIFLGYCSVYGTRKYDNTAQWRVPLGLCFLWALIIIIGMLLVPESPRYLIEREKHEEARASIAKINKVSAEDPWVHGEAEAIIAGVLAQRELGEASWKELFSVKTKVLQRLITGILIQTFLQLTGENYFFFYGTTIFKSVGLTDGFETSIVLGTVNFFSTIIAVMVVDKIGRRKCLLFGAAGMMACMVIFASIGVKCLYPHGEDAPSSKGAGNAMIVFTCFYIFCFASTWAPVAYIVVAESFPSKVKSRAMSISTAFNWLWQFLIGFFTPFITGSIHFYYGYVFVGCLVAMFLYVFFFLPETIGLSLEEIQLLYEDGVKPWKSASWVPPSRRGSSSEEVETQKKDWRKFLKFSKSSD from the coding sequence atgtctagCTCGCAATTAGCTGTTGAGAGTGATGCAAATATTCGAAATGCTTCTGATGCTGACGTTCATGTGGCACCACCTGTAGAGAAAGAGTGGTCGGATGAGCTCGATGATAACGAGGTCCTTAATATAGGGCAACTGGAAGCCCCAAAGAGAGGTTTTCTGGGATATCTTACCATCTACCTACTGTGTATTCCTATATCTTTCGGGGGGTTTCTACCTGGCTGGGATAGTGGTATTACCGCAGGCTTCATCAACATggacaatttcaaaatgaacttCGGATCCTACAAGCACAGCACTGGAGAGTATTATTTGAGCAACGTGCGTATGGGTCTTCTTGTAGCAATGTTTAGTATTGGGTGTGCCATAGGGGGCCTTATTTTTGCCCAACTGGCCGACAGAATAGGCAGAAGGTTAGCAATTGTGATCGTGGTGTTGGTGTATATGATCGGTGCTATTATTCAGATTAGTTCAAGCCACAAATGGTACCAATACTTTGTTGGTAAGATTATTTATGGTCTCGGTGCTGGTGGTTGTTCGGTGTTGTGTCCGATGCTTCTGTCTGAAATAGCTCCCAAGGACCTAAGAGGTGGGCTTATCTCGTTGTATCAACTGAACATGACCTTTGGTATCTTCCTAGGTTACTGTAGTGTTTATGGGACAAGAAAATACGATAACACCGCACAATGGAGGGTGCCTCTTGGGCTATGCTTCTTGTGGGCCCTGATTATCATCATTGGTATGTTATTAGTTCCAGAGTCACCAAGATATCTGATCGAACGTGAAAAACATGAGGAAGCACGTGCTTCCATTGCCAAGATAAACAAGGTTTCAGCAGAAGATCCATGGGTACATGGGGAGGCAGAAGCAATTATTGCTGGTGTGCTTGCCCAAAGGGAGCTAGGGGAAGCCTCATGGAAAGAGCTTTTCTCAGTGAAAACCAAAGTGCTTCAGCGTTTGATTACCGGGATACTTATACAGACCTTCCTGCAACTTACCGGTGAGaactactttttcttctacgGAACtaccattttcaaatcagTCGGGCTTACTGATGGTTTCGAGACCTCAATCGTCCTGGGTACagtgaatttcttttccactATTATTGCCGTTATGGTCGTGGACAAAATTGGTCGTCGTAAGTGTCTGCTATTCGGGGCAGCTGGGATGATGGCGTGTATGGTCATTTTCGCAAGTATCGGTGTGAAATGTCTTTACCCACACGGTGAGGATGCTCCTTCTTCGAAGGGTGCAGGTAATGCTATGATTGTGTTTACCTGTTTCTACATATTCTGCTTTGCAAGTACATGGGCTCCTGTTGCTTATATTGTGGTTGCCGAGTCGTTCCCTTCGAAGGTCAAGTCTAGAGCTATGTCGATTTCGACTGCCTTTAACTGGCTATGGCAATTTTTGATTGGTTTCTTCACACCATTTATTACCGGATCTATCCATTTCTACTATGGTTATGTGTTTGTGGGCTGCTTGGTTGCTATGTTTTtgtatgttttctttttcttaccaGAAACAATTGGGTTATCCCTAGAGGAGATTCAACTATTGTATGAGGACGGTGTGAAACCATGGAAATCTGCATCTTGGGTGCCACCTTCAAGGAGAGGAAGCTCTTCCGAAGAAGTTGAGACTCAGAAGAAGGACTGGaggaaatttttgaagttctcgAAGAGTTCTGATTGA
- the SKDI02G4060 gene encoding RTA1 domain-containing protein, which yields MSTDSDFVLYHYTPSKRAAIVFVVLFILMIVVYAVQTFNAARKASKIARYNSFEPSDDKIDDKTDDKTDDKSVIFENNDSKKKFKVLSTVCAFIPFFIGFIMEFIGYIGRVLSSSDPTKIAPYIIQSLLLLVAPALIAATIYMVFGRLLNAMRCESLMLISARFGTTFFVVGDVFSFFLQAAGGGLMSKKGSTKTGSNLITAGLIVQIVFFGFFIINEIRFSISVKKKCSFYSGISRKWFIVNATLLLSSVLILVRSIVRVVEFIQGFDGFIISHEYFIYVFDAVPMLLVIIAFSVGSFFGNVFDVIAECQYSTFSDSA from the coding sequence ATGTCTACTGACTCCGACTTTGTTCTTTACCATTATACGCCCAGCAAAAGAGCTGCGATTGTGTTTGTCGTGCTCTTTATTTTAATGATAGTTGTTTATGCTGTGCAAACTTTTAATGCTGCGAGAAAGGCTTCCAAAATAGCTAGATATAACTCATTTGAGCCATCGGATGATAAGATAGATGATAAAACAGATGACAAGACAGATGATAAGtctgttatttttgaaaataatgattccaaaaaaaaattcaaagttttgTCGACAGTTTGTGCATTTAtaccttttttcattggttTCATCATGGAGTTTATTGGGTATATTGGCAGAGTATTATCTAGTTCCGATCCTACAAAAATAGCGCCATATATTATTCAATCCCTCCTTTTATTGGTGGCTCCAGCGCTAATCGCTGCGACTATTTATATGGTTTTTGGAAGACTCTTGAATGCTATGAGATGCGAGTCTTTGATGCTAATCTCCGCACGTTTCGGTACGACATTTTTTGTCGTTGGTGATGtttttagtttctttttacaAGCAGCAGGCGGTGGGCTGATGTCTAAGAAAGGATCGACAAAGACCGGTTCAAACCTCATAACCGCTGGCCTTATTGTACagatagttttttttggatttttcattattaatGAGATAAGATTTTCAATTAgcgtcaaaaaaaaatgttcgTTCTACAGTGGCATTTCCAGAAAATGGTTCATTGTAAATGCTACCCTATTATTGAGCAGTGTCTTGATTTTAGTACGTTCTATCGTCAGAGTTGTTGAATTTATTCAGGGATTTGATggttttattatttccCACGAGTATTTCATTTATGTCTTCGACGCTGTGCCAATGTTGTTGGTGATCATAGCATTTAGTGTGGGTTCCTTCTTTGGCAATGTATTTGATGTGATAGCAGAATGTCAatattcaactttttcagattctGCATAG
- the SKDI02G4080 gene encoding mannitol dehydrogenase family protein, translating to MTKQNETKTASLNAKTLKSFQSALPIPTYNREGVKQGIVHLGVGAFHRSHLAVFMHRLMQDHNLKDWSICGVGLMKADAAMRDAMKAQDCLYTVVERGIKDANAYVVGSITAYMYAPDDPRAVIEKMASPDTHIVSLTVTENGYYHSEATNSLMADAPEIVNDLNHPEKPDTLYGYLYEALLLRYKKGLTPFTIMSCDNMPQNGVTVKTMLVAFAKLKKDEKFAAWIEDKVTSPNSMVDRVTPRCTDKERKYVADTWGIKDLCPVVAEPFIQWVLEDNFSDGRPPWELVGVQVVKDVDSYELMKLRLLNGGHSAMGYLGYLAGYTYIHEVVNDPTINKYIRVLMHEEVIPLLPKVPGVDFEEYTASVLERFSNPAIQDTVARICLMGSGKMPKYVLPSIYEQLRKPNGKYKLLAVCVAGWFRYLTGVDMDGKPFEIEDPMAPILKAAAVKGGRDPHELLNIEVLFSPEIRENKAFVAQLTHSLETVYDKGPLAAVNEILDQV from the coding sequence atgacaaaacaaaacgaaACAAAAACTGCCAGTTTGAACGCTAAAACTCTTAAGAGTTTTCAATCTGCCTTACCAATACCTACTTACAACAGAGAAGGTGTTAAACAAGGGATCGTCCATCTAGGGGTCGGTGCATTCCACCGTTCCCATTTGGCCGTTTTCATGCATCGCTTGATGCAAGACCACAATTTGAAAGACTGGTCCATCTGCGGTGTTGGTTTAATGAAGGCAGATGCTGCTATGCGCGATGCCATGAAGGCCCAAGATTGCCTGTACACCGTCGTGGAGCGCGGTATCAAAGACGCCAATGCCTACGTTGTCGGTTCCATCACCGCCTATATGTACGCACCCGATGATCCAAGAGctgttattgaaaagatggcCAGTCCAGACACACACATTGTATCTCTGACCGTCACCGAAAACGGTTACTACCACAGTGAGGCAACAAACTCTTTGATGGCTGATGCTCCCGAGATTGTCAACGATTTGAATCACCCAGAGAAGCCGGACACTCTCTACGGGTACCTGTATGAGGCTCTATTACTGCGTTACAAAAAAGGCCTCACTCCCTTCACCATCATGTCGTGCGATAACATGCCCCAGAACGGTGTCACAGTCAAGACTATGCTTGTTGCGTTTGCCAAGTTaaagaaggatgaaaagTTCGCTGCTTGGATTGAAGACAAGGTCACTTCTCCCAACAGCATGGTTGATCGTGTGACACCACGCTGTACCGACAAGGAGCGTAAGTACGTCGCTGACACATGGGGTATTAAGGACCTATGTCCGGTTGTTGCCGAACCCTTCATCCAATGGGTTCTTGAAGACAACTTCTCTGACGGTCGTCCTCCTTGGGAACTTGTTGGCGTCCAGGTTGTCAAGGACGTGGACTCCTATGAATTGATGAAGCTGCGTCTGCTTAACGGTGGGCACTCAGCTATGGGATACTTGGGATACTTGGCAGGCTACACCTATATACATGAGGTTGTCAACGACCCAACTATCAACAAGTATATCCGTGTTCTAATGCATGAGGAAGTTATCCCATTGTTACCCAAAGTGCCAGGCGTCGATTTCGAAGAGTACACTGCGTCTGTGTTGGAAAGATTCTCTAACCCAGCAATTCAGGACACCGTTGCCCGTATCTGTTTGATGGGCTCAGGTAAGATGCCTAAGTACGTTTTACCCTCCATCTATGAGCAGCTACGTAAACCAAATGGCAAGTACAAGCTGCTGGCCGTGTGTGTCGCTGGTTGGTTCCGTTATCTGACCGGTGTTGACATGGACGGAAAACCATTTGAAATTGAGGACCCTATGGCCCCAATTTTGAAGGCAGCTGCCGTTAAGGGCGGTAGAGATCCCCACGAATTGCTGAACATCGAAGTCCTTTTCAGTCCTGAGATTCGTGAAAACAAGGCCTTTGTTGCGCAGTTAACCCACTCGCTCGAGACAGTCTATGATAAAGGGCCACTTGCCGCTGTGAACGAAATTCTAGATCAAGTGTGA